CGGGTTTTACTCCAGGACATACAGCCAACTTCCAACATTGTCAGAAGCAAAATCataaagtgctagagaaactcagcaggtctggcagcctctgtggggaGAACGCAGGGTTAACatcttgagtccagtgaccttttgtcagaaggtactgttgaaggggtcactggactcaagacATCGGGGGGTTTTTTTGTCCtccccacagaggctgccagacctgctgagtttctccagcacttcctgatcttgtttctgatttccagcacctgctccTCTTCATTCCAATATTGTCAGGGTGTGGGATTGGGTTAACAATGACTGACTTGAAGATCATGTGGCAAACTGGGGTCGAATTCTGTTTAGCTGCTTTGACCTTGGACCTGTGGGTTGATGGTTCTATGCACAAGGTAACACCTCAGAATGTCCTCACCCTCAGTCCTTGCTTTCATTAATCTGGATGAAAATTGGAAGCAGCGTGGGGGAGGTTTCCATATGGTAGGCATTGATTCTCATTTCAAAAAAGCTTCTTATTTCATGTTCCATTTCACACTTTATTCACAAACACACAAGCTATGCTGAGAAGTAAATATCAATTTCCAAGATGTGTCACTACCCAATACACACTGGTACAGAGTTACATCAACAGCACAGCATCCAATCAGAACATTCAGTTGAAATCATCCGACTCAGTGTAAATCATCCCCCTCCATCCCATCACTTTATCTCATTCTCTCTGGTGTTCCCCCTAAAAACATCAACACGATGCATCTCAAACTCTCCATGTGGTAATAAGTTTCAGGTTCTCATCCCTGTCTGAGGAAAAAAAGTTTCTTGAGAGTTGCTGATTGGGCTGTGGACCTAATTCTGGCCTTACCCCCACATGGCCCACTCTCACTGTCTGCTCTGCCCTGGAGGGTTTTCCATCATTCTGCTCAGACACACATCTGGAACAGGTCTGACTTAAACCCAAATTCAGGGaaattaccattgcaccacaagatccctTCCCGGGAGTTTCTGTACAGCGTCAGTCACAGGATTTTTGAAAAGGGCAGAAGACATTCACAGAGGTCATTGTAAAGAATCACGATGACTAACTTCAGGCAAGAAGCAACACCTCAGATTCCTTAGGGATATTCCAGCATGACTGTTATCACCGGTAAAGTTCATTTTCATTACTGTCACTAATTGACGATTTTcagagtaatgtgtacagttctggtagccctgctacaggagggatattattaaattggagagagtgcagagacgatttacaacgatgttgctgggactggaggctttgagttataaggagaggctggttaggttgggacttttttcactggagtctcgggcgttgagggggtgacctgacagaggtttataaaaacacgaaggacatggacaggctgaatagaaagggtcttttccctcagatagggagagttcaaaactaaggggccaTATATTTAAAGTGAGATGAGAAAGGTTCAAAGGGGGCCTGAGGTcgaactttttcacaaagagtggtttgtctgtggaatgaactgccagaggaagtggtagaggcaggtacagttacatttaaaaggtatttggacaggtacatggataggaaaggtttagagggatgtgggacaATGCAGgtcagtgggactagtttagttggtgCGGaagagttggagcgaagggtttgtttctgtgctgtatgactgttcAGTGTTCCATTAGGCTGCATTTGTCCCACTCATACAGTCTCCCATCTCCaatgtctcactctctctctgctctgGTCCCCAGATTTCCAAAGCTGCAGCTGATCTGATGCGTTACTGCGAGGACCATGTAACAAATGACCCATTGGTGACAGGAGTCCCGAACTCGGACAATCCATTCAAGGACAAGAAACCCTGTATCATATTGTAACTACACCCAGGGCAGTACCAAACTACCCAGTGGGACCACACATCCAGTGGGAAACACAGATCCCTGCTTTATATTTCACCCCGTAATGtactcctcttccccttccccatcCCAAATCCCGGACCAGACATTGAGTGGGATGAAGCAGCCAAGAGAAGGGGGTGGGAGAAAACGCAGGAGAGACAAGTGTCTGCATATCATGGAGAGGCCTGAGGGTCCCCCAGCCACACAGTGCTGTCCAAAGAGATGCCCATACAGAGACACTGTCTGCAGTACTCCCCACCTCCCTCCAGCCATTGGCTGTGGAGTTGGGGATGGGGCTGGGCCTGGGCACAGGGTCAGGGCAGTACGTGTTTGTTGTGTGTTTAAAATCACCAATTTGGATCGGAACAGTTTTTTTGACAATTAAACGCTGTCAGTGTGAATCCTGAGCTGTCTCATATTTTTGCTGCGTTCTCGGAATCTGTGTGTGTCGGTCTCAGGGAGGAGGGGACACCGAGATAATTCCAAACATCCAGCCCTCCCTCAGTCAGACAAAACAGCAGCCTTCaagtgtccatgtgcagcaacaGAATAATCACCCAGCCATCACTGATGGGATTGATGGTCAGGAAACAAATCTTTACCCCTGACCATCGGCACTGCACTGCTCTTCATATTAAGGCCAGGTTTTTATATCTGACATCACAATTTACTATAACATTTCACTCAAAGAaaggcacctccaacagtgcggcgctccctcagcgctgaccctccggcactccctcagcgctgaccctccggcactccctcagcgctgaaccctccggcactccctcagcgctgaccctccggcactccctcagcgctgaccgtgcggcactccctcagcgctgaccgtgcggcactccctcagcgctgaccgtgcggcactccctcagcgctgaccgtgcggcactccctcagcgctgaccctccgacagtgcggcactccctcagcgctgaccctccgacagtgcggcactccctcagcgctgaccctccgacagtgcggcactccctcagcgctgaccctccgacagtgcggcactccctcagcgctgaccctccgacagtgcggcactccctcagcgctgaccctccgacagtgcggcactccctcagcgctgaccctccgacagtgcggcactccctcagcgctgaccctccgacagtgcggcactccctcagcgctgaccctccgacagtgcggcactccctcagcNNNNNNNNNNNNNNNNNNNNNNNNNNNNNNNNNNNNNNNNNNNNNNNNNNNNNNNNNNNNNNNNNNNNNNNNNNNNNNNNNNNNNNNNNNNNNNNNNNNNNNNNNNNNNNNNNNNNNNNNNNNNNNNNNNNNNNNNNNNNNNNNNNNNNNNNNNNNNNNNNNNNNNNNNNNNNNNNNNNNNNNNNNNNNNNNNNNNNNNNNNNNNNNNNNNNNNNNNNNNNNNNNNNNNNNNNNNNNNNNNNNNNNNNNNNNNNNNNNNNNNNNNNNNNNNNNNNNNNNNNNNNNNNNNNNNNNNNNNNNNNNNNNNNNNNNNNNNNNNNNNNNNNNNNNNNNNNNNNNNNNNNNNNNNNNNNNNNNNNNNNNNNNNNNNNNNNNNNNNNNNNNNNNNNNNNNNNNNNNNNNNNNNNNNNNNNNNNNNNNNNNNNNNNNNNNNNNNNNNNNNNNNNNNNNNNNNNNNNNNNNNNNNNNNNNNNNNNNNNNNNNNNNNNNNNNNNNNNNNNNNNNNNNNNNNNNNNNNNNNNNNNNNNNNNNNNNNNNNNNNNNNNNNNNNNNNNNNNNNNNNNNNNNNNNNNNNNNNNNNNNNNNNNNNNNNNNNNNNNNNNNNNNNNNNNNNNNNNNNNNNNNNNNNNNNNNNNNNNNNNNNNNNNNNNNNNNNNNNNNNNNNNNNNNNNNNNNNNNNNNNNNNNNNNNNNNNNNNNNNNNNNNNNNNNNNNNNNNNNNNNNNNNNNNNNNNNNNNNNNNNNNNNNNNNNNNNNNNNNNNNNNNNNNNNNNNNNNNNNNNNNNNNNNNNNNNNNNNNNNNNNNNNNNNNNNNNNNNNNNNNNNNNNNNNNNNNNNNNNNNNNNNNNNNNNNNNNNNNNNNNNNNNNNNNNNNNNNNNNNNNNNNNNNNNNNNNNNNNNNNNNNNNNNNNNNNNNNNNNNNNNNNNNNNNNNNNNNNNNNNNNNNNNNNNNNNNNNNNNNNNNNNNNNNNNNNNNNNNNNNNNNNNNNNNNNNNNNNNNNNNNNNNNNNNNNNNNNNNNNNNNNNNNNNNNNNNNNNNNNNNNNNNNNNNNNNNNNNNNNNNNNNNNNNNNNNNNNNNNNNNNNNNNNNNNNNNNNNNNNNNNNNNNNNNNNNNNNNNNNNNNNNNNNNNNNNNNNNNNNNNNNNNNNNNNNNNNNNNNNNNNNNNNNNNNNNNNNNNNNNNNNNNNNNNNNNNNNNNNNNNNNNNNNNNNNNNNNNNNNNNNNNNNNNNNNNNNNNNNNNNNNNNNNNNNNNNNNNNNNNNNNNNNNNNNNNNNNNNNNNNNNNNNNNNNNNNNNNNNNNNNNNNNNNNNNNNNNNNNNNNNNNNNNNNNNNNNNNNNNNNNNNNNNNNNNNNNNNNNNNNNNNNNNNNNNNNNNNNNNNNNNNNNNNNNNNNNNNNNNNNNNNNNNNNNNNNNNNNNNNNNNNNNNNNNNNNNNNNNNNNNNNNNNNNNNNNNNNNNNNNNNNNNNNNNNNNNNNNNNNNNNNNNNNNNNNNNNNNNNNNNNNNNNNNNNNNNNNNNNNNNNNNNNNNNNNNNNNNNNNNNNNNNNNNNNNNNNNNNNNNNNNNNNNNNNNNNNNNNNNNNNNNNNNNNNNNNNNNNNNNNNNNNNNNNNNNNNNNNNNNNNNNNNNNNNNNNNNNNNNNNNNNNNNNNNNNNNNNNNNNNNNNNNNNNNNNNNNNNNNNNNNNNNNNNNNNNNNNNNNNNNNNNNNNNNNNNNNNNNNNNNNNNNNNNNNNNNNNNNNNNNNNNNNNNNNNNNNNNNNNNNNNNNNNNNNNNNNNNNNNNNNNNNNNNNNNNNNNNNNNNNNNNNNNNNNNNNNNNNNNNNNNNNNNNNNNNNNNNNNNNNNNNNNNNNNNNNNNNNNNNNNNNNNNNNNNNNNNNNNNNNNNNNNNNNNNNNNNNNNNNNNNNNNNNNNNNNNNNNNNNNNNNNNNNNNNNNNNNNNNNNNNNNNNNNNNNNNNNNNNNNNNNNNNNNNNNNNNNNNNNNNNNNNNNNNNNNNNNNNNNNNNNNNNNNNNNNNNNNNNNNNNNNNNNNNNNNNNNNNNNNNNNNNNNNNNNNNNNNNNNNNNNNNNNNNNNNNNNNNNNNNNNNNNNNNNNNNNNNNNNNNNNNNNNNNNNNNNNNNNNNNNNNNNNNNNNNNNNNNNNNNNNNNNNNNNNNNNNNNNNNNNNNNNNNNNNNNNNNNNNNNNNNNNNNNNNNNNNNNNNNNNNNNNNNNNNNNNNNNNNNNNNNNNNNNNNNNNNNNNNNNNNNNNNNNNNNNNNNNNNNNNNNNNNNNNNNNNNNNNNNNNNNNNNNNNNNNNNNNNNNNNNNNNNNNNNNNNNNNNNNNNNNNNNNNNNNNNNNNNNNNNNNNNNNNNNNNNNNNNNNNNNNNNNNNNNNNNNNNNNNNNNNNNNccgacagtgcccactccctcagcactgaccctccgacagtgcccactccctcagcactgaccctcagacagtgcccactccctcagcactgaccctcagacagtgcccactccctcagcactgaccctcagacagtgcagcactctcatcGTATTCCACACGAGACTGTTTTTCTGGATTTTGTTCAAGTTTCTGGAAAAAAACCCGAATTCTGAACTTCGGATTCATGTGGGAATTTTTGCCCTTTCTGCCACAGGAACAGAATCTGATTCACCGTGTCAGCTGTTCACATCTTTTACCTTTATTAATTAATATTCTCCCAGTTCAAGTAATTTTCTGCCATTTGTGCAACGCTGCTTTTTTTGTTGAGCTGCTGCTCTGTGGATGAGAGAGAATACTGGGTGCCTGTGTCTTTAAACAAACACTTCTCCCTCTCTCCATTTGTAACATGATACATATGGAGAGGGGACAAACCCGACCTGTGCCTCAGTGCCTCGTCGTGTTAGAGAGGTTATACCTTAATTAAATTGTATTTCTGCTCCAGAAACACAGTAGTAAATCCAGTCAATCTCACAACGGCAACAAAGGAATGCTCCAGGTCAGCAAATATTAAAAGAATAAAACTTGCATTTCTAATCACAATGTTTACAAGCTCACAAAGTACTTTTCAAACACACTCACTTTGGTAACtctggaaacacagcagccaatttgaacagcaagattccacaaacagcaatgaggtaaATCACCAGAGAATCTGTTTTCGTGATGTTGGTTCAGGGATATATGTTTCGTCAGGACGTGTGCATGTTTTCATGTCAACATTTCACAACTGTTTAAAAAGTCATTATTTAACTCCTTTGTAATGTAGTGTTTGGGATCATCTACATCCACGCAACTGGAAACCCAGCACCTCTGATTCACATCTCAACCTAATGGCGGCTCTGGCAGCACCGTACTCCCTTGGCTTGGCTCGGCTCGGCTCATGGATATGAGCACCGAAGCTGTGAGAGGGATTTGAACATGCATTATCTTGGGCTGTGACACCAGCCTGAGAAATCCGACAGATGGGGAACTGCAGCACCTGAGGTTCCTGTTGATATCACCAACTTACAGAGCACAGGCTGCCAAAAACTACAGCCCAAACCCCATCACAGGGACCTGACCTGGATCGGGGGGTGGGTCTACACGGTGTAGTTGCCATGACATTGGGAGATTACCACTTACCAGTGCTCAGCTTAACCACCAGTCAGTGCTGCAGGTTTAATACTCACGACAGGTCTCAGTGAGTGGCACTGACCCAATGGCTAGTGTTAACCCTGTGAAATGTGTTATTTTCTCAATCACACAGCAGCAAGATCTGTGGGTCAACCGTTCCACAGACACATTGTACTGTCTCTGCTTGGTTGTGGGAGTGCACTGGCTCACAAAGGGATAAACAGTCAGAGCTTTCCAGAAACTCACCCCAGGACAGAGGCTGAAGGAAAACTGTGGCCCAATTCACTGGCCATGGGCACTCAATTCTACAGTACCAGCACCTTCCACCGTCACCATGGAAGTGTGGGATGCAAGTGACGACCATAACaatattaatgtataaagtgtcTCGATCAATAGGAATTTAATGCATTAGGACATTTGGCAGGAGGGAGGAGTTTGCAGTCACATGACATGAGTAGGTGTGTTTAAGAGGGGGAACCACCCCCTCCTGCCAAGAGCACCAGTCGCCTGCTTGCAGCCCTGGTAAAGGTGGGGTGGTCTGACAACCGAGTGTCCCTTAGGAACCCGAACCACACTCCAAACTCAAACCAGTCTCTTGGTCACTTTATGCTCCTCCAGATTTCCACAGACATCGATCCAGAAGCAGCTGCCAAGAtgtctccctccacactgatctgaaaaacatcaaggtcACCATTACCCCAATGCTTTCCAACATTCCTTCAAACACACAGCCCCCTGCCCTCCCAATGCAACAGAACggctctctctcccctcacctcaagGCAAGATAGCCAAGGGGCACAGACCCCTCAGAGTGAGAATGCCAGGGGTAAAGACAATCTGCTTGAGGGCATTTGGTGCTTCCTGATTATACCTTCTCTGGTCAGTCTTTGTAACATGGGtgtgccattcagtccatcaagccagCCTAGCCACGCATTATCGCGGGCTGTGACACCAAGGCCAATATTTTCTAGAAACCCATCGATTGCTGTCTTGAATGTACTCAAGGATTGAGCTTCCACACTTCCGGAGTGGACACTCTCAAAGGGTCACTACCATCTGAGCGGGtgaattcctcatctcagtctttaacGGCCTACATTGTCCTGAGATGattcctcccccccctccccggtTCTAACGAGGCCAGTCCGTGGGGGCATCCTAACTACATCCAGCCTGTAaggattttgtaagtttcaatgaaagcATCTCCCATTCTTCAAAGCTCCCAACAGACCTAGTTTGCTCAAATCTCTCCCCATAAAACAATCCTCCATCCCCGGGATTATTCTGAGATTCCaggtttgaggaagggtcaccagacctgaaacagtaactctgtatctctctccacggatgttgccagacctgctgagtttctccaacattcttagTGTTTGTTTTAGATCATCATCCTCTGGGGTTCTTTacttggttttgttttatttgaatctGGTGGATATCTGGTGCACTGTGGCTACAGAAGGTAGACCCCTCGTTACACAAGGAGTTTCAGAGTCAACACTTCTCCAGGGGAGGTCTCCCCAGGATTCTGTAGCATTTAATCCTAACTCAGATCCCCTTGCAACAAGCACTGTCAGAGCTGACAGACCACAGAGCCATGCCCGATCCAAGCCCCTCCTTGAATTCCAACACTTTCTGaaaggctgggggggggggaaacgttTTCTGGGCCATTGGTAAAACAGAGTCCACAAACCTACCCCAGGGTCAGGAGGGTTATGGCCCCAACAAGGAGCACTCATGGTAGGAAATGGCAACTCCAAACTCACGTCATTCCCCCAGCACACAATCCACTCAACATACTCACCCCATTCATTACATCAACGTGTGGTAAAGTGCAAATTGTGTGTGGGGGCTCTGTTGGCACATGTACCTggaaaaggagagagacagataTCAGCTCCTGATTAACACAGACAATAAACGTACATGGTGAATCAACCACCAACATTCCACACACTGGAGCTGTGTACCAGCTCTAACATGGCAAAGGTACAGAGAGTGGTCAGCTGGAAGTAGGTGTTCAAATGGTAAAGTAACTCAGAATAAGAGGAAACTGTAGTCAGGGGAGCATGAGACCATTTAGGAGTGAACAGATGAAGCACATGATCACAGGAAGGGGACCCCAGAAATTGCATTTCACTTCTGCAATCCCTCTGGATGGTGGGAGGTCCAATGGTTGATAAACACGATATGGGAGAACAGCTAGATGCAGTTAAACTGCAGGTCAGTCTCGATTGATGTGAATCAGATGACCAGTGACCACAGCCTGGACTGTATACCCATCTCGAAGCCAGTGTACTCCAACAAGTACATAGAATACAACGTGGGGATATTGAGGAAACCAACGATCACTACATACCACGTCAGTGCCAAGGATCAGATACTCAATAACCCCCTCAAGCTTACCTTGATGCTTTTATCAGTTGATGAAGTGTACAAGGTTCCAAGGGAATGCTTGATTCCTGTGAGCTGTGAGCGGTGACCAACATTAAAACACTGTGAGTGAGAAGCCAAAGAAATGGTAATTGACAGAGAAAGATGGAAAGACTGCATTTTTTATATCTCTGTACTTTTGCTTATGGTCTGAAATGGGGAAAGAATTGTTGAAGGATTGCTGCACCTTTTAAAAGCAAAGTCCTTGATCCTCACTATTAGCActatttacacagctgcttgttcaagTAGCATTTCCAAATGACCCTTGACAAGgcgccacacaggaggctgctaaataccAGTCTGTGGTGTTGGGGCCAGTACTGGCGTGgtgagaggattggctgactggcagaggtAGAGCAGGGAGACAGGGGTCTTTCTCAGGTTGGTATTCAGTGACTCATGGATTTctgcagggctcagtgttgggatcacagcTATTCACATCATActttaacaatctggatgaaggaactgagggcactgttgctacttttgcaggtgacacaaaggtaggtggagggacaagtTATGTTGAGGTagcagggaggctacagaaggacttggagaggctgggagagtgggcaaagaaggggCAGGTGGAATCccatgtgggaaagtgagaggttatgcaTTTTCGGGATGAGAAAAATACTATCcatgattgaacagcagagcagattggttgggctgaatggtctaatgcCGTTCCAGTACCTGTGGCCTATCATAGTGAAAGCAGAGTTtgcagataatagacaataggtgcaggagtaggccattctgcccttcgagcctgcaccaccattcaatatgatcatggctgatcatccttaatcagtatcctgttcctgccttatctccataacccttgattccactatctttgagagctctatccaactctttgttAAATgagtccagagactgggcctccactgccctctggggcagagcattccacacagccaccactctctgggtgaagaagtttctcctcatctctgtcctaaatggtctaccccgtatttttaagctgtgtcctctggttcggcattcacccatcagcagaaacatgtttcctgcctccagagtgtccaaaccttctctatcctctgcacaggtgctgtatgaagctggcctgtctctatcctctgcacaggtgctgtatgaagctggcctgtctctatcctctgcacaggtgctgtatgaagctggcctgtctctatcctctgcacaggtgctgtatgaagctggcctgtctctatcctctgcacaggtgctgtatgaagctggcctgtctctatcctctgcacaggtgctgtatgaagctggcctgtctctatcctctgcacaggtgctgtatgaagctggcctgtctctatcctctgcacaggtgctgtatgaagctggcctgtctctatcctctgcacaggtgctgtatgaagctggcctgtctctatcctctgcacaggtgctgtatgaagctggcctgtctctatcctctgcacaggtgctgtatgaagctggcctgtctctatcctctgcacaggtgctgtatgaagctggcctgtctctatcctctgcacaggtgctgtatgaagctggcctgtctctatcctctgcacaggtgctgtatgaagctggcctgtctctatcctctgc
The nucleotide sequence above comes from Chiloscyllium plagiosum isolate BGI_BamShark_2017 chromosome 8, ASM401019v2, whole genome shotgun sequence. Encoded proteins:
- the LOC122552326 gene encoding guanine nucleotide-binding protein G(I)/G(S)/G(O) subunit gamma-7-like; translated protein: MTSKMVTMSHIAQARKAVEQLRMEAGIERIQISKAAADLMRYCEDHVTNDPLVTGVPNSDNPFKDKKPCIIL